The following proteins are co-located in the Tardibacter chloracetimidivorans genome:
- a CDS encoding crotonase/enoyl-CoA hydratase family protein, which yields MQPFLMVERQASVVVARFNRPEQKNVISEDAQSEEIVEFCRTMTRDTSVRAIVLTGAGDAFCAGGNIKNMQQRTGMFGGSPFAVRSNYRNSVQMIGPAFQDLEVPIVAAINGPAIGLGLDIACMCDVRIASETAVMAESYVKLGIIPGGGGAWLLPRVIGPARASLMTLTGDTITAAQALEYGLVAEVVPQDALLDRALEIARRIAANPGHATRLAKRLMREGQDMKLGSALEMAGAFQALSHHAEDHHEAIAAFLGRRAPEFKDR from the coding sequence ATGCAGCCTTTCCTGATGGTGGAGCGCCAGGCGTCCGTCGTCGTCGCGCGCTTCAACCGGCCCGAGCAGAAGAACGTGATCTCGGAAGATGCGCAGAGCGAGGAGATCGTCGAGTTCTGCCGGACAATGACGCGCGATACCTCGGTCCGCGCGATCGTCCTGACCGGTGCGGGCGACGCCTTCTGTGCGGGCGGTAACATCAAGAACATGCAGCAGCGCACCGGCATGTTCGGCGGTTCTCCCTTCGCGGTGAGAAGCAATTACCGGAACAGCGTGCAGATGATCGGTCCGGCGTTCCAGGATCTGGAGGTGCCGATCGTGGCCGCGATCAACGGGCCGGCGATCGGCCTCGGGCTCGACATCGCTTGCATGTGCGACGTCCGCATCGCCAGCGAAACCGCGGTGATGGCGGAGAGTTACGTGAAGCTCGGCATAATTCCGGGCGGCGGCGGGGCGTGGTTGCTTCCTCGCGTGATCGGCCCCGCGCGGGCCAGCCTGATGACGCTGACCGGGGATACGATCACCGCGGCGCAGGCGCTCGAATATGGCCTGGTTGCCGAAGTCGTGCCGCAGGATGCCTTGCTCGACCGCGCTCTGGAGATCGCGCGGCGGATCGCTGCCAATCCGGGCCACGCGACCCGCCTCGCGAAGCGCCTCATGCGGGAGGGACAGGATATGAAGCTGGGATCGGCGCTCGAGATGGCGGGCGCGTTTCAGGCGCTGTCGCACCATGCGGAGGATCATCACGAGGCGATCGCGGCCTTCCTCGGCAGGCGTGCGCCGGAATTCAAGGATCGATGA
- a CDS encoding Zn-ribbon domain-containing OB-fold protein translates to MSEPGGPDTIFQQYLREGRFMVQRARGSGQYFFYPRVVEPGTGSRDIEWAEVSGMGEVYSSTTVFPRPPAAPYNVALVELDEGPRLMSRVEGIDPKDVRIGAKVKARIVQGEEQAFVVFDPA, encoded by the coding sequence GTGAGCGAGCCTGGCGGGCCGGACACCATCTTCCAGCAATATCTCCGCGAGGGCCGGTTCATGGTTCAACGGGCGCGGGGATCGGGCCAATATTTCTTCTACCCTCGCGTGGTGGAGCCGGGGACAGGAAGCCGCGACATCGAGTGGGCCGAGGTATCGGGCATGGGCGAGGTTTATTCGTCGACCACGGTATTCCCGCGCCCTCCCGCAGCGCCGTACAACGTTGCCCTGGTCGAGCTGGACGAAGGCCCTCGCCTGATGAGCCGCGTCGAGGGGATCGATCCGAAGGACGTTCGGATCGGTGCCAAGGTGAAGGCCCGCATCGTCCAGGGTGAAGAGCAGGCCTTCGTGGTGTTCGATCCCGCCTGA
- a CDS encoding acyl-CoA dehydrogenase family protein, translating into MTDDDDIGEMLRDSAASFIQARFDPHSLRGEIDGVRAIDRALWSEMAKLGWLAVLLPEAMGGLGASLRAANILAEIFGRAAFQQPFVAAAVIPSTLLAQCQGAAASKIATELLSGETVVTLAWQSAADDFDPRFDGAELGSGGLSGAKRFVPAVEEEGRLIVSATRNGEPVLVAVDAAAPAVRISRHRSTLIGLADVEFHGVTEFVVLAEGKAARTALSRAIEAGRVALAAQASGLLAGALDRTIAHVSQRVQFDKPIGSFQSVQHRCVDQHIALQIASASVANAASCYDSDPELAETLAAISSAKARACDAALAAGTLGVQLHGAMGFTEEAEIGHYLRAAMASAAWLGSSPAHRRRFISHRAPRESVHG; encoded by the coding sequence ATGACTGACGACGACGATATCGGGGAGATGCTGCGCGACAGCGCGGCCTCCTTCATCCAAGCGCGCTTCGATCCCCACAGCCTTCGCGGCGAAATCGATGGCGTGAGAGCGATTGATCGCGCCTTGTGGTCCGAAATGGCGAAGCTTGGCTGGCTGGCGGTGCTGTTGCCGGAGGCGATGGGCGGGCTCGGCGCTTCGCTCAGGGCCGCGAACATACTGGCCGAGATCTTCGGTCGCGCGGCCTTCCAGCAACCCTTCGTCGCGGCGGCGGTCATCCCCTCGACCCTGTTGGCCCAATGCCAGGGCGCGGCGGCGAGCAAGATCGCGACCGAGCTTCTTTCCGGCGAGACGGTCGTGACCCTGGCCTGGCAGTCCGCCGCTGACGATTTCGACCCGCGCTTCGACGGCGCGGAACTGGGCAGCGGTGGCCTTTCCGGGGCGAAGCGCTTCGTTCCCGCCGTGGAGGAGGAGGGTCGCCTGATCGTCAGCGCGACGCGCAACGGCGAGCCCGTGCTCGTCGCCGTCGACGCCGCAGCCCCAGCGGTGCGGATATCTCGTCATCGTTCCACTTTAATCGGGCTCGCCGATGTAGAATTCCACGGCGTGACGGAGTTCGTCGTGCTGGCCGAGGGCAAAGCCGCGCGCACGGCGCTGTCGCGCGCGATCGAGGCCGGCCGGGTGGCGCTGGCCGCACAGGCTTCCGGCCTGCTGGCGGGGGCGCTGGACAGGACGATCGCGCATGTTTCGCAGCGGGTGCAGTTCGACAAGCCGATCGGATCGTTCCAATCGGTGCAGCATCGCTGTGTGGATCAACATATCGCCTTGCAGATAGCGTCCGCATCGGTCGCGAATGCCGCCAGCTGCTATGATTCCGACCCGGAGCTGGCCGAAACGCTCGCCGCGATCAGCTCGGCCAAGGCGCGGGCATGCGATGCGGCGCTCGCGGCGGGCACGCTGGGCGTGCAGCTTCACGGCGCGATGGGCTTCACCGAAGAGGCCGAGATCGGCCATTATCTGCGCGCAGCGATGGCTTCTGCCGCCTGGCTGGGATCATCGCCCGCCCACCGACGCCGCTTCATCTCTCATCGCGCCCCGCGGGAATCCGTCCATGGCTGA
- a CDS encoding acyl-CoA dehydrogenase family protein, which yields MADPIDYNSYSDEDFRATFRAWLEANYPERFRQTARRPFYRLRGADIREWLALLCRDGWRVPGWPREHGGMGLDFRKQLIYHTELERIGAARVVDMAETQLGPIIIQHGTPEQIARYIPPMLSGEHFWCQGYSEPNAGSDLASLRTSAEVTDNGFVVNGQKIWTTQANDATHIFLLARTGKFGRKQKGISFLLAPIDAPGITLRPIVNLAGEDEFCEVFFDNVELGRDALVGELHEGWGVAKALLGYERVWNGSPALAGKALALARLLVEKLDKGADQQVMHRLAVLASDHDDYCLLYNQYTDRLANGERPGPECSMLKIYASELLQRLTEFNLEVAGSHGLMIGEFDLDGIAVDLHWQLMMSRPPTIFAGANEVQRNILAKSLLRMPQ from the coding sequence ATGGCTGATCCGATCGACTATAACAGCTATAGCGACGAAGACTTTCGCGCCACTTTCCGCGCGTGGCTCGAAGCCAATTATCCCGAGCGTTTTCGCCAGACGGCGCGGCGCCCCTTCTATCGTCTGCGCGGCGCCGACATCCGGGAATGGCTCGCGCTCCTCTGCCGCGACGGCTGGCGGGTGCCGGGCTGGCCGCGCGAACATGGCGGGATGGGCCTCGATTTCCGGAAGCAGCTTATCTACCATACCGAGCTTGAGCGCATCGGCGCCGCCCGCGTGGTCGACATGGCGGAAACCCAGCTCGGCCCGATCATCATCCAGCACGGCACGCCGGAGCAGATCGCGCGCTATATCCCGCCGATGCTGTCGGGCGAGCATTTCTGGTGCCAGGGCTATTCCGAGCCCAACGCCGGCTCCGATCTCGCCAGCCTGCGCACCTCGGCCGAAGTGACCGACAATGGGTTTGTCGTCAACGGCCAGAAGATCTGGACGACGCAGGCGAACGATGCCACGCACATCTTCCTGCTCGCGCGCACCGGCAAGTTCGGTCGGAAGCAGAAGGGGATAAGCTTCCTCCTCGCGCCCATCGATGCGCCCGGCATCACGTTGCGGCCGATCGTCAATCTGGCCGGCGAGGACGAATTCTGCGAGGTGTTCTTCGACAATGTCGAGCTCGGCCGTGACGCGCTGGTGGGCGAGCTCCACGAAGGCTGGGGCGTTGCCAAGGCGCTGCTGGGCTATGAGCGCGTCTGGAACGGCAGCCCGGCACTGGCAGGAAAGGCGCTGGCACTGGCGCGGCTCCTGGTCGAAAAGCTCGACAAGGGGGCCGATCAGCAAGTGATGCATCGATTGGCCGTGCTGGCATCCGATCATGACGACTATTGCCTGCTCTACAACCAATATACCGACCGGCTGGCGAACGGCGAGCGGCCCGGACCCGAATGTTCGATGCTGAAAATATATGCATCGGAGCTTTTGCAGCGGCTGACCGAATTCAACCTTGAGGTTGCCGGCAGCCATGGGCTGATGATCGGCGAGTTCGATCTCGATGGGATCGCGGTGGACCTCCACTGGCAGCTGATGATGTCGCGTCCGCCGACGATCTTCGCCGGTGCGAACGAAGTTCAACGCAATATTCTGGCAAAATCACTGCTGCGAATGCCGCAGTAA
- a CDS encoding nuclear transport factor 2 family protein: MRERDSAALAAITALLNRLAVATDRADAGELAEIYYPDAAVRTPAWDADGHAQIIEKMRGNPDVDLGVTTVRHHLTTINISLIGSDIADTQTYFMVVTDHGVDHTGVYYDRLRKNRRDHWRVAERRVKLNYRSGKSITKLLLAQNR; encoded by the coding sequence ATGCGTGAACGCGACAGCGCGGCGCTTGCCGCAATCACCGCTCTTCTGAACCGGCTGGCGGTCGCGACGGATCGGGCCGACGCAGGCGAGCTGGCGGAGATCTACTACCCCGATGCGGCGGTCAGGACACCGGCGTGGGATGCGGACGGGCATGCGCAGATCATCGAAAAGATGAGGGGCAACCCCGATGTCGATCTTGGCGTGACCACGGTCCGTCACCATCTGACGACAATCAATATTTCGCTGATCGGTTCGGACATCGCTGATACGCAGACCTATTTCATGGTCGTGACGGATCATGGCGTCGATCACACCGGTGTTTATTATGATCGGCTGCGGAAGAACCGGCGCGATCATTGGCGCGTGGCGGAACGCCGGGTTAAGCTGAATTATCGTAGCGGCAAATCCATCACCAAACTGCTTCTGGCGCAAAATCGCTGA
- a CDS encoding MarR family winged helix-turn-helix transcriptional regulator, which produces MTGGVARPRARSVQGRGQRTGALGSGVEPALGGATPSTAEVPTDEGDFAQHEAAAASFAFLIHDVARQFRQIFDQRVRALGVTRPQWRALLNIARREGITQSELADLLEVERISLCRMVDRLSDVSLVERRADPHDRRVWRLHLTPKARAIVAQLNEIGAGVEGEAMWALTAAEQTMLRETLDRIRVQLELQRREIAPL; this is translated from the coding sequence GTGACAGGCGGGGTTGCCAGGCCGCGCGCGCGCTCTGTTCAGGGGCGCGGGCAGCGGACAGGCGCGCTGGGCTCCGGCGTTGAACCTGCGCTCGGGGGGGCAACGCCTTCCACAGCCGAGGTACCGACCGACGAAGGGGATTTCGCCCAGCACGAGGCTGCTGCGGCGAGCTTCGCGTTCCTCATCCATGATGTTGCGCGGCAATTCCGCCAGATCTTCGATCAGCGTGTGCGTGCGCTGGGCGTCACCCGGCCACAATGGCGGGCCTTGCTCAACATCGCGCGCCGTGAGGGGATAACCCAGTCCGAGCTTGCCGATCTGCTCGAGGTCGAGCGGATCAGCCTGTGTCGGATGGTCGACCGGCTTTCGGACGTGTCGCTGGTCGAGCGCCGCGCTGACCCGCACGACAGGCGGGTGTGGCGCCTCCACCTCACCCCGAAGGCGCGAGCGATCGTCGCGCAGCTCAACGAAATCGGGGCGGGAGTGGAGGGTGAGGCAATGTGGGCTCTGACCGCTGCCGAGCAGACGATGTTACGCGAGACGCTCGACCGGATACGTGTCCAGCTCGAACTCCAGCGCCGAGAGATAGCCCCCCTCTAG
- a CDS encoding DUF2889 domain-containing protein, giving the protein MIGRARDIYTPEDRSEPAVLATGEFRISVSDQREMLAVDLSPPHRHADRLRGVRGGKASRAALRECMGDIEATPLYQLLDDFAGASLVAPWAKLLWAEQLSMSGRKDSARTVGEARPAQRNVCIGFAEGSSALLPRNATSVSDHCVSVTEVGNPNDLAGWHELPITSGPHMRRARRIDIRLEEGVVKVHAGFQDSGRQPSGGRAAVHEYRIQADIDQRSGVLLALDAVPHVLPFPECPAAAAEARQMIGKPVTDFRQLVAATLHSVLGCTHLNDVLRALADVSVLAAALPRQGGVE; this is encoded by the coding sequence ATGATCGGTCGCGCCCGCGACATCTACACGCCCGAAGATCGATCCGAACCAGCCGTCCTGGCGACCGGCGAATTCCGTATCTCGGTTTCCGACCAGCGCGAGATGCTGGCGGTGGATCTGTCGCCTCCCCATCGCCACGCGGACCGTCTTCGCGGCGTTCGCGGGGGCAAGGCGAGCCGTGCGGCGTTGCGCGAATGCATGGGCGATATCGAAGCGACGCCGCTCTACCAGCTGCTCGATGATTTCGCCGGCGCCAGTCTGGTGGCGCCCTGGGCGAAGTTGCTATGGGCCGAACAGCTTTCGATGTCCGGGCGGAAGGATAGCGCCCGCACCGTCGGCGAGGCGCGCCCTGCGCAGCGGAATGTCTGCATCGGTTTCGCCGAAGGATCGAGCGCGCTTCTCCCCCGAAACGCCACCTCGGTCAGCGACCATTGCGTTTCGGTGACCGAGGTCGGCAATCCGAACGATCTGGCCGGCTGGCACGAACTGCCGATCACATCGGGGCCTCACATGCGGCGGGCACGGCGGATCGACATTCGGCTGGAAGAGGGGGTCGTCAAGGTCCACGCCGGCTTTCAGGACAGCGGAAGACAGCCATCGGGCGGCCGCGCCGCCGTCCACGAATATCGGATACAGGCCGATATCGATCAGCGATCGGGGGTGCTCCTGGCGCTGGATGCGGTTCCGCACGTCCTGCCTTTCCCCGAATGCCCCGCCGCCGCGGCTGAAGCGCGGCAGATGATCGGGAAGCCAGTGACCGATTTCCGTCAGCTGGTCGCGGCGACGCTCCATTCCGTCCTCGGCTGCACTCACCTCAACGATGTCTTGCGAGCGCTTGCAGACGTTTCCGTGCTGGCCGCGGCGCTTCCGCGACAGGGGGGAGTGGAGTGA
- a CDS encoding SDR family oxidoreductase, with amino-acid sequence MRIDGSISAIVTGGASGLGQASARALAAAGISVAIFDLNAEAGEALASEIGGSFHKVDILSEESVLAGFDSARARQGQERVLVHCAQASKAGKTVRIDRQTGELSRFSTEDYEFSSRGILVASYRIASIAALGMAALDPLEDSERGVITLTASAAAQDAQVGQVAYGSLKAGVNGLVLPMARDLMDFGIRVNSVMPGIFATPPMLNVPPKVLDVLAASVPFPKRLGKPEEFGSLVLELVRNSYFNGQNIRLDGAIRMPPK; translated from the coding sequence ATGCGGATCGACGGGTCGATTTCAGCGATTGTCACCGGCGGCGCTTCCGGGCTCGGCCAGGCCAGCGCAAGGGCGCTCGCGGCAGCGGGCATCAGCGTCGCGATATTCGATCTCAATGCGGAGGCGGGGGAAGCGCTCGCCTCCGAGATCGGCGGAAGTTTCCACAAGGTCGACATACTGAGCGAAGAGAGCGTGCTCGCCGGGTTCGACTCCGCGCGTGCCAGGCAGGGCCAGGAGCGCGTACTTGTCCACTGCGCACAGGCGTCCAAGGCGGGCAAGACGGTTCGGATCGACAGGCAAACGGGCGAACTGAGCCGGTTTTCGACCGAGGATTATGAATTCTCGTCGCGCGGAATTCTCGTCGCGAGCTATCGAATCGCATCGATCGCGGCACTGGGCATGGCCGCGCTCGACCCGTTGGAAGATAGCGAGCGAGGCGTGATCACCCTCACCGCAAGCGCGGCCGCGCAGGATGCGCAGGTCGGGCAGGTCGCCTATGGTTCGCTGAAGGCGGGCGTGAACGGGCTGGTTCTGCCGATGGCGCGCGATCTGATGGATTTCGGCATACGCGTCAATTCGGTGATGCCCGGCATCTTCGCGACGCCGCCGATGCTCAATGTGCCGCCGAAGGTGCTCGATGTGCTGGCGGCGTCCGTCCCGTTCCCCAAGCGTCTTGGCAAGCCCGAAGAGTTTGGGAGCCTAGTGCTGGAACTCGTCCGCAACAGCTACTTCAACGGGCAGAACATCCGCCTCGACGGCGCGATCCGCATGCCGCCGAAATGA
- a CDS encoding aromatic ring-hydroxylating oxygenase subunit alpha, with protein sequence MDLSGLPFSNRPVGWFQIGWSGEFAPGTAHPLRYFGHDLVAFRTLVGELSVLDGHCPHLGAHLGYGGKVKGDCVACPYHGWEWDTEGRNARIPYQDSPMKMSLRKWPVREQHGCVFMWHDPTGAPPRWALPHVFESYPALPGREEDYYPPYGNSTARFDRESVHTQVTMENGVDSVHFRHTHNAPVDPVLEDWVIRDAELHTRVGFLSPATGNVALTLHNITAGVGLSFSAFEGSYHYRLVFAGTPVDDDTTDYHYTIWYPREPGDTGSIMPPDLRQRIKSQFLYTLEEDMLIWRTQAYVPRPTYAKQDIKPYTAMRKWQKNFYNLPPLNQNSA encoded by the coding sequence ATGGATCTGTCTGGCTTACCCTTTTCCAACAGGCCCGTTGGCTGGTTCCAGATCGGGTGGAGCGGCGAGTTCGCGCCCGGCACGGCGCATCCGCTGCGCTATTTCGGCCATGATCTGGTGGCGTTCCGCACGCTCGTGGGCGAGCTGTCGGTGCTCGACGGCCACTGCCCGCATCTCGGCGCCCATCTCGGCTATGGCGGCAAGGTCAAGGGCGATTGCGTGGCATGCCCCTATCATGGCTGGGAATGGGATACGGAGGGCCGCAACGCGCGCATCCCCTATCAGGACAGCCCGATGAAGATGTCGCTGCGCAAGTGGCCGGTGCGCGAACAGCATGGCTGCGTGTTCATGTGGCACGATCCCACGGGCGCGCCGCCGCGCTGGGCGCTGCCGCACGTGTTTGAAAGCTATCCCGCGCTGCCGGGGCGGGAGGAGGATTATTACCCGCCCTACGGCAACAGCACCGCGCGCTTCGACAGGGAGTCCGTCCACACCCAGGTGACGATGGAGAACGGGGTCGATTCGGTGCACTTCCGCCACACCCATAACGCCCCCGTCGATCCCGTGCTCGAGGACTGGGTGATCCGCGACGCCGAACTCCACACCCGCGTCGGGTTCCTCTCGCCCGCCACCGGCAACGTCGCGCTCACGCTCCACAACATCACCGCGGGCGTCGGCCTGTCCTTCAGCGCCTTCGAAGGCAGCTACCATTATCGCCTCGTCTTCGCCGGAACGCCCGTCGACGACGACACCACCGATTATCACTACACCATCTGGTACCCGCGCGAGCCCGGCGACACCGGCAGCATCATGCCGCCGGACCTGCGCCAGCGCATCAAGTCCCAGTTCCTGTACACGCTCGAAGAGGACATGCTCATCTGGCGCACCCAGGCCTATGTCCCAAGGCCAACCTACGCAAAACAGGACATCAAACCCTATACCGCCATGCGGAAATGGCAGAAAAACTTCTACAACCTGCCACCGCTCAACCAAAACTCAGCTTGA
- a CDS encoding enoyl-CoA hydratase/isomerase family protein → MTGQITIASEGRVRVLTLDNQAARNALSSSMLGELIEALEAATADGDCRAVVLTGAGGTFCAGGDLSAMRTERPLLGSRRRIERAHRLVRLLVGGPRPVAVAVEGIAAGLGLSLACGADYLVGTDDARYVASFAKVGLIPDMGLLWSLSNRIGVHRAHEILLTARMVDAAEAERVGLTDRTVARGAALTAALEWASQFADRAPIPVALTRSALAKGVSTLEDALRFEVDHQPALYLSADHKAAVDAFFDKRTPSFRGE, encoded by the coding sequence ATGACAGGCCAGATTACGATCGCGAGCGAAGGGCGCGTACGTGTGCTCACGCTGGATAACCAGGCGGCGCGCAACGCGCTGAGCAGCAGCATGTTGGGAGAGCTGATCGAGGCGCTGGAGGCTGCGACGGCGGATGGCGATTGCCGCGCAGTCGTGCTCACGGGCGCGGGCGGCACCTTCTGCGCGGGCGGTGATCTGTCCGCCATGCGCACCGAGCGACCGTTGCTCGGTTCGCGGCGGCGGATCGAGCGCGCGCACCGGCTCGTCCGGCTGCTCGTCGGCGGTCCCAGGCCGGTAGCCGTCGCCGTGGAAGGCATCGCGGCGGGGCTGGGCCTTTCACTGGCGTGCGGCGCGGATTATCTGGTGGGCACGGACGATGCCCGCTACGTCGCCTCATTCGCGAAGGTGGGCCTCATCCCGGACATGGGATTGCTCTGGTCGCTGTCCAACCGGATCGGCGTTCATCGCGCGCACGAGATTCTTCTCACCGCGCGGATGGTGGATGCGGCGGAAGCCGAGCGTGTCGGCCTGACGGATCGGACGGTCGCGCGGGGCGCCGCGCTGACAGCGGCGCTCGAATGGGCGAGCCAGTTCGCCGATCGCGCGCCGATCCCCGTCGCATTGACGAGATCGGCGTTGGCGAAGGGCGTCTCCACCCTCGAAGACGCGCTTCGGTTCGAGGTGGATCACCAGCCGGCCCTGTATCTCTCCGCCGATCACAAGGCGGCCGTCGACGCGTTTTTCGACAAACGGACCCCCAGTTTCAGGGGGGAGTGA
- a CDS encoding acyl-CoA dehydrogenase has translation MKMNFALTEEHEMLRDAAARLFQAESSAARVRAAEDRGFDPALYRALGEFGAFALRQAGGGGTLLEASLISEELGRSLGSVPFAEAIVATRLLSLLPGEAAAAWLARVDDGALVTLVTDPTPSRRRMANGGMAADGILLLENGRIVIASGAAERFGENLAFGSSLAWVGDGGENVVLAEGAEAVSAYEAVLEEWKILQASMLNGLARRALELAAEYATERHAFGRAIGSYQGIAHPLADAISEVEGAQLLLRKAIWAHARGRDDAGALTSMAYWWATQAAARATAKSLHTFGGYGVSLEYDIQLYYRRAKAWSLLAGDPRQELLRAGRRLWLGEAAQRIDAGEVTLEFSFGEEAETHAARVRRFFEDNLTPELRAKAHHSVAGYDAGLHRKLAAEGLLFPHWPREAGGSGQSLYDYYAGIEQFSLQGWEHMTGPITNSVGDIVHRFATTDAHRRAVREMADGDALGCLGFSEPSGGSDIFAAKTRADRDGDGNWIINGSKIFTTSANLAKYCFLLARTDPAKAKHAGLTIFLVPLDAPGVDIQAVETLQDERTNIVYLSDVRISDDCRIGEVDGALSVMAAMLKTEHGSGDQYRHGHALMLRVAAAWAKDAERDGRPLLEDSDAIARLAMATTHGEVSKVLCHRAIWMMAEDIDNRYWGPMAKVFATEIFNRDSLDLMDLAAPESLAAGHSGLGGVEIGYRQSIGTTIYGGTSEVQRSLIAEQALALPKSRS, from the coding sequence ATGAAGATGAATTTCGCGCTGACCGAGGAGCATGAGATGCTGCGTGATGCGGCGGCCAGGCTTTTCCAGGCGGAATCGTCGGCGGCGCGCGTTCGTGCCGCGGAAGATCGCGGATTCGATCCGGCGCTGTATCGCGCGCTCGGTGAATTCGGCGCATTTGCGCTGCGGCAGGCGGGCGGCGGCGGAACGCTGCTTGAGGCCTCGCTGATCTCGGAGGAGCTGGGCAGGTCGCTCGGATCGGTGCCGTTCGCCGAGGCGATCGTTGCCACCCGCCTTTTGTCGCTGCTGCCGGGTGAGGCCGCGGCGGCGTGGCTGGCGCGGGTGGATGATGGCGCGCTGGTGACGCTCGTCACCGATCCCACGCCAAGCCGGCGCAGGATGGCGAACGGCGGCATGGCCGCGGACGGGATATTGCTGCTCGAAAATGGCCGGATCGTCATCGCCTCGGGCGCCGCCGAGCGTTTTGGCGAAAATCTGGCCTTCGGAAGCTCGCTTGCCTGGGTCGGCGATGGTGGCGAGAATGTGGTGCTGGCCGAGGGCGCTGAAGCGGTCTCCGCTTATGAGGCGGTGCTGGAAGAATGGAAGATCCTCCAAGCCAGTATGCTCAATGGGCTGGCGCGCAGGGCGCTCGAGCTGGCGGCGGAATATGCGACCGAGCGTCATGCCTTCGGCCGTGCGATCGGCAGCTACCAGGGCATCGCGCATCCGCTCGCGGACGCCATATCCGAGGTCGAGGGAGCGCAGCTGCTGCTGCGAAAGGCGATCTGGGCCCATGCGCGCGGCCGCGACGATGCCGGTGCGCTGACTTCGATGGCCTATTGGTGGGCGACGCAGGCAGCGGCCCGTGCCACGGCGAAGTCGCTGCACACGTTCGGGGGCTACGGCGTCTCGCTCGAATATGACATCCAGCTCTATTACCGGCGCGCCAAGGCCTGGTCGCTGCTTGCCGGGGACCCGCGCCAGGAGCTGCTCCGTGCCGGCCGGCGGCTATGGCTGGGCGAGGCGGCGCAGCGCATCGACGCCGGCGAGGTGACGCTGGAATTCTCGTTCGGGGAGGAGGCGGAAACCCACGCGGCGCGGGTTCGCCGGTTCTTCGAGGATAATCTGACGCCGGAACTGCGCGCCAAGGCGCATCATTCGGTGGCGGGCTATGATGCGGGCCTGCACCGGAAGCTCGCGGCGGAGGGGCTGCTGTTTCCGCATTGGCCCAGGGAAGCAGGCGGCAGCGGCCAGAGCCTCTATGATTATTATGCGGGTATCGAGCAGTTCTCGCTGCAAGGCTGGGAGCATATGACCGGCCCGATCACCAACTCGGTCGGGGATATCGTGCACCGCTTCGCGACCACCGACGCCCATCGGCGCGCGGTGCGGGAAATGGCGGATGGCGACGCGCTCGGCTGCCTCGGCTTCAGCGAGCCGAGCGGCGGATCGGATATCTTCGCCGCGAAGACACGGGCCGACCGCGACGGCGACGGTAACTGGATCATCAACGGCTCGAAGATATTCACGACGTCGGCGAATCTGGCGAAATATTGCTTCCTGCTGGCGCGCACCGATCCGGCCAAGGCTAAGCATGCCGGCCTGACGATCTTCCTCGTCCCGCTCGACGCGCCGGGCGTCGACATCCAGGCGGTGGAAACGTTGCAGGACGAGCGGACCAACATCGTCTATTTGTCTGACGTCCGGATATCGGACGATTGCCGTATCGGTGAGGTCGACGGCGCGTTATCCGTGATGGCCGCCATGTTGAAGACCGAGCATGGCTCCGGCGATCAATATCGCCATGGTCACGCGCTGATGCTGCGCGTGGCGGCCGCCTGGGCGAAAGATGCGGAGCGCGACGGGCGCCCGCTGCTGGAAGACAGCGACGCGATCGCCCGGCTGGCGATGGCGACCACGCATGGCGAGGTTTCGAAGGTGCTGTGCCACCGCGCGATATGGATGATGGCCGAGGATATCGACAATCGCTATTGGGGGCCTATGGCGAAGGTCTTCGCGACCGAGATCTTCAATCGCGATTCACTCGATCTCATGGATCTCGCCGCGCCGGAAAGCCTCGCGGCGGGCCATTCAGGGCTCGGCGGGGTGGAGATCGGCTATCGCCAGTCGATCGGCACGACCATCTATGGCGGGACGAGCGAGGTCCAGCGCAGCCTGATCGCCGAGCAGGCGCTCGCGCTGCCGAAATCGAGAAGCTGA